A single genomic interval of Lathyrus oleraceus cultivar Zhongwan6 chromosome 7, CAAS_Psat_ZW6_1.0, whole genome shotgun sequence harbors:
- the LOC127107744 gene encoding uncharacterized protein LOC127107744 isoform X2 yields MDDLPPLQKIAISGSTLASLIHRFSTTTSTSSIDGLLFGHVTYVTSLNLSDDSSETSQTLLATVTGFLASSSFRDTSGQINTSSLRRLIPNSTSLLGWFSGRRRTPLRPSLREFSITSSLSSLSQFSSSIKPSPISNSNSNPFPSSTTLSSLNFNPCLFFLLASPISDQTSHIHTHDYRAYQFLSGTHSFNPVSLDIINIGPAFRDHYGSFIPNSPFPALDCQLSYSPMVRDDDEERLSKMKQASKDQRELDACVEGLEVGKLSKLMGSEAKNYTQSLEDLYLKMLVKIENLTTLVEQSSARVLEQNYNGEIASFKLVC; encoded by the exons ATGGACGACCTACCGCCATTACAAAAAATCGCCATCTCCGGTTCAACTCTAGCCTCTCTAATCCACCGCTTCTCCACCACCACCTCCACTTCCTCAATCGACGGCCTCCTCTTCGGCCACGTAACCTACGTAACCTCTCTCAATCTCTCCGACGACTCCTCCGAGACTTCCCAAACCCTCCTCGCAACCGTAACCGGTTTCCTCGCCTCCTCTTCCTTCCGCGACACCTCCGGCCAAATCAACACTTCCTCCCTCCGCCGTCTCATCCCTAATTCCACTTCCCTCCTCGGTTGGTTCTCCGGCCGCCGTCGTACTCCCCTCCGTCCCTCACTCCGCGAATTCTCAATCACTtcttctctctcttctctctccCAATTCTCTTCATCCATCAAACCCTCTCCCATTTCCAACTCCAATTCAAATCCCTTCCCTTCTTCAACCACTTTATCTTCCCTCAATTTCAACCCTTGCTTGTTCTTTCTCCTCGCTTCCCCAATTTCGGATCAAACCTCTCACATTCACACTCACGATTACCGCGCTTACCAGTTCCTATCTGGAACCCATTCATTCAACCCGGTTTCACTCGATATCATCAACATTGGTCCTGCTTTTCGCGACCATTATGGATCATTTATCCCTAATTCTCCATTTCCTGCTCTTGATTGTCAGCTCAGCTACTCTCCGATGGTTCGCGACGACGATGAAGAGCGGCTGAGTAAGATGAAACAGGCTTCTAAAGATCAGAGGGAGTTGGATGCTTGTGTGGAGGGGCTTGAGGTTGGTAAGTTGAGTAAATTGATGGGCTCTGAGGCTAAGAATTATACACAGAGTTTGGAAGATTTGTACCTTAAAATGCTTGTCAAGATTGAGAATTTAACTACCTTGGTTGAGCAGAGTTCGGCTAGGGTTCTAGAGCAG AACTACAATGGGGAAATCGCGTCGTTCAAACTTGTTTGCTAG
- the LOC127107744 gene encoding uncharacterized protein LOC127107744 isoform X1 — MDDLPPLQKIAISGSTLASLIHRFSTTTSTSSIDGLLFGHVTYVTSLNLSDDSSETSQTLLATVTGFLASSSFRDTSGQINTSSLRRLIPNSTSLLGWFSGRRRTPLRPSLREFSITSSLSSLSQFSSSIKPSPISNSNSNPFPSSTTLSSLNFNPCLFFLLASPISDQTSHIHTHDYRAYQFLSGTHSFNPVSLDIINIGPAFRDHYGSFIPNSPFPALDCQLSYSPMVRDDDEERLSKMKQASKDQRELDACVEGLEVGKLSKLMGSEAKNYTQSLEDLYLKMLVKIENLTTLVEQSSARVLEQETHNKKLRQKIMRSAE, encoded by the exons ATGGACGACCTACCGCCATTACAAAAAATCGCCATCTCCGGTTCAACTCTAGCCTCTCTAATCCACCGCTTCTCCACCACCACCTCCACTTCCTCAATCGACGGCCTCCTCTTCGGCCACGTAACCTACGTAACCTCTCTCAATCTCTCCGACGACTCCTCCGAGACTTCCCAAACCCTCCTCGCAACCGTAACCGGTTTCCTCGCCTCCTCTTCCTTCCGCGACACCTCCGGCCAAATCAACACTTCCTCCCTCCGCCGTCTCATCCCTAATTCCACTTCCCTCCTCGGTTGGTTCTCCGGCCGCCGTCGTACTCCCCTCCGTCCCTCACTCCGCGAATTCTCAATCACTtcttctctctcttctctctccCAATTCTCTTCATCCATCAAACCCTCTCCCATTTCCAACTCCAATTCAAATCCCTTCCCTTCTTCAACCACTTTATCTTCCCTCAATTTCAACCCTTGCTTGTTCTTTCTCCTCGCTTCCCCAATTTCGGATCAAACCTCTCACATTCACACTCACGATTACCGCGCTTACCAGTTCCTATCTGGAACCCATTCATTCAACCCGGTTTCACTCGATATCATCAACATTGGTCCTGCTTTTCGCGACCATTATGGATCATTTATCCCTAATTCTCCATTTCCTGCTCTTGATTGTCAGCTCAGCTACTCTCCGATGGTTCGCGACGACGATGAAGAGCGGCTGAGTAAGATGAAACAGGCTTCTAAAGATCAGAGGGAGTTGGATGCTTGTGTGGAGGGGCTTGAGGTTGGTAAGTTGAGTAAATTGATGGGCTCTGAGGCTAAGAATTATACACAGAGTTTGGAAGATTTGTACCTTAAAATGCTTGTCAAGATTGAGAATTTAACTACCTTGGTTGAGCAGAGTTCGGCTAGGGTTCTAGAGCAG GAAACTCATAATAAGAAGTTGAGACAAAAAATTATGAGATCTGCTGAATAA